A section of the Cuniculiplasma divulgatum genome encodes:
- a CDS encoding ArsR family transcriptional regulator, with protein sequence MVSRIKVVNDVGELVSIFHAADSDTKRRLLLDLSTGWITMPVIEQKYGTEGKKALLYLDKIKLIESQWMTGENGPEKAFHTYYTNVQINLLGSMSDLADIIYATTLTDQQLMEYEDRIMEMITDPEGVFIGDVSEKLNISQALLRGIVKRSSMLQIKGYKIAKVSAP encoded by the coding sequence ATGGTCAGCCGAATCAAAGTAGTTAATGACGTAGGGGAACTTGTTTCAATTTTTCATGCCGCTGACAGTGATACAAAAAGGCGGTTGCTTCTTGATCTTTCAACCGGATGGATAACGATGCCAGTTATAGAGCAGAAGTATGGCACTGAGGGCAAGAAAGCATTGCTCTACCTGGATAAAATAAAACTGATTGAAAGCCAGTGGATGACGGGAGAAAATGGGCCGGAAAAGGCATTCCATACCTACTACACAAATGTGCAGATCAACCTCCTTGGAAGCATGAGCGATCTGGCCGATATAATCTATGCAACGACCCTTACAGATCAGCAGCTCATGGAATACGAGGACAGGATAATGGAAATGATTACAGATCCCGAAGGAGTCTTCATTGGAGACGTTTCTGAAAAACTAAACATTTCTCAGGCTCTTCTGCGCGGAATTGTGAAAAGGTCAAGCATGCTTCAGATCAAGGGATACAAGATTGCAAAGGTCAGCGCCCCCTAG
- a CDS encoding tRNA (cytidine(56)-2'-O)-methyltransferase, translated as MITVLRINHRPYRDKRITTHVALTARALGADAIVVDTDDEELRDAVNSVTHNFGGNFSIETGKNPIKFLKSFSGIKVHLTMYGIPVEECVQEIREKSLNRDVVVVVGASKVPFEFYEQSDYNVSISNQPISEVSALAIFLDRYFQGRELNREFEGRMRVVPTARGKTVKIIPDKRECLNILHKAGADERIISHCDSVEGLAVKMAELAHADLDLVRAGALLHDIGRTRTNGIDHAVEGAKILKELGNIDERVILIVERHTGAGIPADEAEKLGLGLRDFVPVTLEEKIVAHADNLYSGTTRTPLAEVIARYRKKGLDKAADRIVNLHRDLSAICGVDIDSIL; from the coding sequence ATGATAACAGTCCTGAGAATAAATCATCGGCCTTACAGAGATAAGAGAATCACCACACATGTTGCACTGACTGCAAGGGCACTTGGGGCAGATGCCATTGTGGTTGACACAGATGATGAGGAACTGAGGGATGCGGTTAACTCAGTAACCCATAATTTTGGTGGAAACTTCAGCATTGAAACAGGCAAAAATCCCATAAAATTCCTGAAATCTTTCAGCGGGATCAAAGTCCACCTTACAATGTACGGAATACCCGTAGAAGAATGCGTGCAGGAAATAAGGGAAAAGAGTCTGAACCGTGATGTTGTGGTGGTAGTTGGCGCCAGCAAGGTTCCATTTGAATTCTATGAGCAGAGTGATTATAATGTTTCCATTTCCAATCAGCCAATAAGCGAGGTGTCGGCACTTGCAATATTCCTGGATCGGTACTTTCAGGGAAGGGAGCTCAACAGGGAATTCGAAGGAAGAATGCGTGTTGTTCCCACTGCCAGAGGAAAAACTGTGAAGATAATCCCTGATAAAAGGGAATGCTTGAACATCCTCCACAAGGCAGGGGCTGACGAAAGGATAATTTCACACTGCGATTCTGTGGAAGGGCTGGCAGTGAAGATGGCAGAACTGGCTCATGCTGACTTAGATCTGGTAAGGGCTGGAGCCCTGCTTCATGATATTGGAAGGACCAGGACAAACGGGATAGATCATGCCGTTGAGGGCGCAAAGATTCTCAAGGAACTTGGAAATATTGATGAAAGAGTTATCCTGATTGTGGAAAGGCACACAGGGGCGGGAATTCCCGCGGATGAAGCTGAAAAACTTGGGCTGGGGCTCAGAGATTTCGTTCCCGTTACTCTGGAGGAGAAAATAGTTGCACATGCTGACAACCTTTATTCTGGAACAACAAGAACTCCCCTGGCTGAAGTAATCGCAAGATACAGGAAAAAGGGGCTGGATAAAGCAGCAGACAGAATTGTGAATCTTCACAGGGACTTATCGGCAATCTGCGGAGTGGATATTGACAGTATCCTCTGA
- a CDS encoding MBL fold metallo-hydrolase produces MFKIDRHEVPIAIRALKTANVYEITGRKRIIVDTGMSDESYNELMAQGLSMENVDYIFLTHMHIDHIGSAHRMQQEFGIPVAMGEEDIKRVNAIKESPEDFRDSLLEIMRMNGTPSAITDQMIQRHFVLDHLDTYLRIEFDIHLRGNEEIIPGVRALFNPGHSPGSFSLYIAECSCLFSGDHILPGITPNISFYDDSTDMLGLYLESLKHTRTLGAKMVYPGHRSPFENANNRIDQLIAHHNERMKEIAGIASKWMTAYEVAESMKWSKERNLVSMNLMEMNFAIGEAISHLMHMEADGMLDRKEENGLYLYRKP; encoded by the coding sequence ATGTTCAAAATAGATCGGCATGAAGTCCCAATTGCCATCAGGGCACTGAAGACAGCCAATGTTTATGAGATTACAGGGAGGAAGAGAATCATTGTTGACACCGGAATGTCTGATGAATCCTACAATGAACTCATGGCCCAGGGGCTGTCAATGGAGAACGTTGACTACATCTTCCTGACGCACATGCACATAGACCATATCGGATCTGCCCACAGGATGCAGCAGGAGTTCGGCATACCCGTTGCTATGGGGGAAGAGGACATCAAGCGCGTAAATGCCATAAAGGAGAGCCCGGAGGATTTCAGGGATTCTCTGCTGGAAATAATGAGGATGAACGGCACTCCAAGTGCAATCACCGATCAGATGATTCAGCGGCACTTCGTGCTGGATCATCTGGATACGTACCTCCGGATCGAATTCGACATCCACCTGAGGGGCAACGAGGAGATAATTCCAGGAGTCAGGGCTCTTTTCAATCCGGGGCATTCTCCCGGATCATTTTCCCTGTATATAGCTGAATGCAGCTGCCTTTTTTCCGGAGATCACATCCTTCCCGGCATAACACCAAACATCAGTTTTTACGACGACAGCACCGATATGCTGGGGCTCTACCTTGAGAGCCTCAAGCACACAAGGACTCTGGGCGCAAAAATGGTGTATCCAGGGCACCGGTCTCCATTTGAGAACGCAAACAACAGGATAGATCAGCTAATCGCACATCACAATGAAAGGATGAAGGAGATTGCGGGAATTGCCAGCAAGTGGATGACTGCATACGAGGTGGCTGAATCAATGAAGTGGAGCAAAGAACGTAATCTCGTGAGCATGAACCTCATGGAGATGAATTTTGCAATTGGTGAGGCAATATCACATCTGATGCACATGGAAGCGGATGGAATGCTGGACAGGAAAGAGGAAAACGGGCTCTATCTTTATCGGAAGCCATGA
- a CDS encoding DUF1940 domain-containing protein: MPENEEEDPRTAICEYNGQILPRQHPVFNYQMEMRMAQAELGLAIAEGVRLQATRELLDMLDTLSQMLTDPDSKLPDQQRKMLNHADEVWLDMKEKMSQGDRRAAHLLNSSAHMNNALANLIRCTEDPDFSLEVPEYIIKYLGKLATFVYREAIGHVML, translated from the coding sequence ATGCCGGAGAATGAAGAGGAGGATCCAAGAACTGCCATATGCGAATACAATGGACAGATATTGCCAAGGCAGCATCCCGTTTTCAACTATCAGATGGAGATGCGGATGGCACAGGCCGAACTCGGCCTTGCCATAGCTGAGGGTGTGAGGCTGCAAGCAACCAGGGAACTTCTGGATATGCTTGATACGCTCAGCCAGATGCTGACGGATCCGGATTCGAAGCTGCCTGACCAGCAACGGAAGATGCTTAACCATGCCGACGAGGTGTGGCTTGACATGAAGGAAAAAATGAGCCAGGGGGACAGGCGGGCTGCCCATCTGCTCAACAGCTCCGCACATATGAACAACGCGCTGGCGAACCTCATAAGATGCACTGAGGACCCAGATTTCTCACTGGAGGTTCCGGAGTACATTATAAAATATCTGGGAAAGCTTGCGACATTTGTATACAGGGAAGCAATAGGGCACGTTATGCTTTGA
- a CDS encoding aldo/keto reductase → MIDKIGDRRVFPVGLGTYGMGGYQSKASGADEKYVSAIKYALSKGINVIDTAEMYASGHTEEIVGKAVSSVDRKDVFIISKVWPTHLGRYDLRKSLEGSLKRLNVDYLDLYLIHWPSTEVPLDESIGTLLELKDEGKIRQLGVSNFDENLLEDAIAFAGQGQISANEIEYNYGNRKEVRGLLEFCKKHGITVIAYTPLSRGAYARSQRVEEMAKKYGKSELQMGLRLVMEDALPIPKASSPEHIDELVDTAGINMSREDLNYLGE, encoded by the coding sequence ATGATTGATAAGATAGGTGACAGACGGGTTTTTCCTGTAGGTCTGGGAACATATGGGATGGGTGGCTATCAGTCAAAAGCCTCTGGTGCTGATGAAAAGTATGTTTCTGCGATCAAATACGCCCTGTCCAAAGGCATCAATGTCATTGACACTGCTGAAATGTATGCATCAGGTCACACAGAGGAAATCGTGGGAAAAGCTGTTTCATCTGTTGACAGGAAGGACGTTTTCATAATATCAAAGGTATGGCCAACACACCTTGGACGGTATGATTTACGTAAATCCCTTGAAGGTAGCCTGAAGAGGCTCAATGTTGATTACCTGGATCTGTACCTGATCCACTGGCCCAGCACAGAAGTTCCACTGGACGAATCCATCGGTACTCTTCTGGAACTGAAGGATGAGGGTAAAATAAGACAGCTTGGGGTGAGCAATTTCGATGAAAACCTCCTGGAAGATGCAATTGCCTTTGCGGGGCAAGGGCAGATCTCTGCCAATGAGATTGAATATAATTACGGAAACAGGAAGGAGGTCAGAGGTCTCCTGGAATTCTGTAAAAAGCACGGAATAACAGTAATAGCTTACACACCTTTGTCAAGGGGTGCCTACGCAAGATCGCAGAGGGTAGAAGAAATGGCTAAGAAATACGGGAAATCAGAGCTTCAGATGGGACTCAGGCTGGTCATGGAGGATGCCCTCCCCATTCCAAAGGCGTCATCGCCTGAACATATTGATGAACTGGTTGACACAGCGGGGATAAACATGAGCAGAGAAGACCTGAATTACCTTGGAGAATAG
- a CDS encoding thiolase domain-containing protein: MKHKGQNVYMVSGGVTKFAKATPEMDFRLRVKKAFDYATNDIHLDPKDIDGSVASYFSDHFQRQLMAGIMVQDYLGLTPKPSKRVEGGGATGGLAFQAGYEEVASGRMDVCAVYGFETMSHVNTWKGNEFIALASDTNFDYPVGGFYTGYYAMMAVRHMHEFGTTVEQLAKVSIKNHGNAIHNPYAQSPMKLTVEDVRNSPMVSYPLTRLDVCTMSDGAAVAILASEDKAFELCDNPVLVKSIGTGTDTMRLSDRPFQKVPLLANEKESDYRNLKYPGVHSFRAGRTAAKEAYDAAGITDPLNEIDLVELHDAYTSSEVQTYEDLGLCKYGEGGSFVEEGKSALNGKVPVNPSGGLLASGHPVGATGIMQSVFMFWQLQHSIKKHFKDDALQVKNAKRGLIHSHAGTGTYVTVSIMEAVK, encoded by the coding sequence ATGAAACACAAGGGACAGAATGTATACATGGTGTCCGGCGGTGTAACAAAATTTGCAAAGGCAACGCCGGAAATGGACTTCAGGTTAAGGGTTAAGAAGGCTTTCGATTATGCTACCAACGATATCCATCTTGACCCGAAGGATATTGATGGATCTGTGGCCTCCTATTTCTCAGATCATTTCCAGCGCCAGTTGATGGCAGGCATCATGGTTCAGGATTATCTCGGCCTGACACCGAAACCAAGCAAGAGGGTTGAGGGTGGAGGAGCCACTGGGGGCCTGGCATTCCAGGCAGGCTACGAGGAGGTTGCATCGGGACGGATGGATGTCTGTGCAGTTTATGGCTTTGAAACAATGTCGCATGTGAACACATGGAAGGGCAATGAGTTCATAGCTCTTGCAAGCGATACCAATTTCGACTACCCTGTGGGGGGTTTCTATACAGGTTACTATGCAATGATGGCAGTGAGGCATATGCATGAGTTCGGAACCACTGTTGAACAGCTTGCAAAGGTATCAATAAAGAATCACGGGAATGCGATTCATAACCCCTATGCCCAGAGCCCCATGAAACTCACCGTGGAGGATGTCAGGAATTCCCCAATGGTATCATATCCCCTCACGAGGCTTGATGTCTGCACAATGTCTGATGGCGCAGCAGTTGCCATCCTTGCTTCAGAGGATAAGGCGTTTGAACTGTGCGACAACCCCGTCCTGGTCAAGAGCATAGGAACAGGTACAGATACCATGCGTCTTTCAGACAGGCCATTCCAGAAAGTACCCCTTCTGGCAAACGAAAAGGAATCCGATTACCGCAATCTCAAATACCCTGGTGTGCACTCATTCAGGGCAGGCAGGACCGCCGCGAAGGAGGCATATGATGCTGCTGGCATCACTGACCCACTCAATGAGATTGACCTTGTTGAGCTGCACGATGCTTACACATCATCGGAAGTGCAGACGTATGAGGATCTCGGACTGTGCAAGTATGGCGAAGGCGGATCATTCGTTGAGGAGGGCAAGTCCGCACTTAATGGAAAGGTTCCTGTAAATCCGTCCGGCGGACTGCTGGCCTCAGGACACCCGGTGGGTGCCACAGGAATCATGCAGTCAGTGTTCATGTTCTGGCAGCTCCAGCACTCTATTAAGAAACACTTCAAGGACGACGCACTGCAGGTCAAGAATGCAAAGCGCGGGCTCATACACAGCCATGCGGGAACAGGGACTTACGTTACGGTTTCAATAATGGAGGCGGTAAAATGA
- a CDS encoding NAD-dependent epimerase/dehydratase family protein yields the protein MKLIVIGGSGYIGSNIALNMHADAVAYYSRTRNKELDSKGVQWIEGSILDAEKVAEAVKDYDTVVDAAGVDSEKNQKFFGVHVTGMKNIVEPLLKYDSGQRLIHISSINVYYGQTDYLRSKGIAEDNAARVKNHLNVRPSVVFGNNDRFVPRLFKLAADSPSKLPGDGNISPVHILDLIKVIESAKDLKGAVDVSSREKISFAEAVNLAREKTGRTPVRIVEKGMGYGSAVEKLKETRIFEEYEIDRYLMNLYRENTYIDRFVKEPVLFTNHIKQYDIKA from the coding sequence ATGAAGCTCATAGTAATTGGCGGTTCGGGATATATTGGCAGCAACATTGCTTTAAACATGCATGCAGATGCAGTCGCATACTATTCCAGAACGAGAAATAAGGAACTGGACTCAAAGGGTGTTCAGTGGATAGAGGGAAGCATCCTGGATGCTGAGAAGGTGGCAGAAGCAGTGAAAGACTACGATACTGTGGTGGATGCGGCTGGTGTTGACAGCGAGAAAAACCAGAAATTTTTCGGTGTCCACGTGACCGGGATGAAGAACATCGTTGAGCCACTGCTGAAATATGACAGCGGACAGCGGCTTATCCATATTTCCTCAATCAACGTTTATTATGGACAGACAGACTACCTCAGGTCCAAGGGCATTGCAGAAGACAATGCCGCCAGGGTCAAGAACCACCTCAATGTGAGACCGTCAGTTGTATTTGGAAACAACGATCGTTTTGTGCCCAGGCTTTTCAAGCTTGCGGCTGATTCCCCGTCAAAACTTCCTGGCGACGGGAACATCTCACCTGTTCACATCCTGGACCTCATCAAGGTAATCGAATCAGCAAAGGATCTGAAGGGCGCGGTGGATGTCAGCTCAAGAGAGAAGATATCATTTGCGGAAGCCGTGAACCTGGCAAGGGAAAAGACCGGCAGGACTCCTGTAAGAATTGTTGAAAAGGGAATGGGATACGGCAGTGCTGTGGAGAAACTCAAGGAAACAAGGATATTTGAGGAATATGAGATAGACAGGTATCTCATGAACCTGTACAGGGAGAACACTTACATTGACAGATTCGTGAAAGAGCCTGTTCTTTTCACGAACCACATAAAGCAGTATGACATCAAAGCATAA